The Malus domestica chromosome 13, GDT2T_hap1 genome includes a window with the following:
- the LOC103451753 gene encoding uncharacterized protein: MAQQAVQKNTLYVGGLAEEVNESILHAAFIPFGDIKDVKTPLDQATQKHRSFGFVTFLEREDAAAAMDNMDGAELYGRVLTVNYALPEKIKGGEQGWAAQPIWADADTWFERQQQEEEMQRIQAENKAAMQAAEELHRKKLTQEREGEKEEEIEMKDDPMARAEAEVLQQSD; this comes from the exons ATGGCGCAGCAAGCAGTGCAGAAGAACACGCTGTACGTCGGAGGACTGGCGGAGGAGGTGAACGAGTCCATACTCCACGCGGCGTTCATACCCTTCGGGGACATCAAGGACGTCAAGACGCCTCTCGATCAAGCCACCCAGAAGCACCGCTCTTTTGGGTTCGTCACGTTCTTGGAGAGAGAGGACGCCGCCGCCGCCATGGACAACATGGACGGCGCCGAGCTCTACGGCCGCGTCCTCACTGTTAATTATGCCCTCCCTGAGAAAATCAAGGGCGGTGAACAGGGTTGGGCCGCTCAGCCCA TTTGGGCAGATGCAGACACGTGGTTTGAGAGACAGCAACAAGAAGAGGAAATGCAGCGTATTCAGGCAGAGAACAAGGCTGCCATGCAGGCCGCGGAAGAGTTGCACAGGAAAAAATTGACGCAAGAACGAGAAGGGGAAAAAGAAGAGGAGATCGAGATGAAGGACGACCCCATGGCAAGGGCTGAGGCAGAGGTTTTGCAACAGAGTGACTAG
- the LOC103451754 gene encoding fructokinase-like 2, chloroplastic isoform X1, whose protein sequence is MASLPFTHFLLLPRCHSVWPNSRSMSFVQLQGLRLRGKKGGLAALPKKINSENSALEGSVEDEEVVVKKKTSRTPRRTRKKATSDNESSDEETVISASSEETKKPRGRTRKKVASASTSVEEEQTEKKVRKRRTKKKDDAIEQQVSDGELSETEDFTFVMDMKDENEEDLELKIDEGEDISETYDWPPLVCCFGAAQHAFVLSGRPANRLVDYEIHERKKDALWAPEKFIRSPGGSAGSVAIALASLGGKVAFMGKLGDDQFGQAMLYYMNVKNVQTRSVRMDTKRATAVSQMKIGKRGRMKLSCVKPCAEDSLTKSEINVDVLKEAKMFYFSTNSLLDRNMRSTTLQAIKISKKLGGVIFYDVNLPLPLWQSCEETKLFVQQVWNLADIIEVTKQELEFLCGIQPSEEFDTKNNDRSKFVHHSPEVVEQLWHDNLKVLFVTNGTSKIHYYTKDHQGAVNGMEDPPISPFTSDMSASGDGIVAALMRMLTVQPHLITDKEYLEHSINYAIDCGVIDQWLLGQERGFPPKEDMEEVVPDSDGIRSITEMEYRTLTPETVS, encoded by the exons ATGGCGTCTCTTCCTTTCACTCACTTTCTCCTCCTACCCAg GTGCCATTCGGTTTGGCCCAATAGCCGGTCGATGAGTTTCGTGCAGCTTCAGGGTCTTAGATTGCGTGGTAAAAAAGGGGGACTTGCAGCTCTCCCTAAAAAGATAAACTCAGAGAACTCAGCTCTGGAGGGTTCCGTTGAAgatgaggaggtggttgtgaagaagaagacatcTAGGACTCCTAGAAGAACCCGAAAGAAAGCAACATCCGATAATGAGTCTTCGGATGAGGAAACTGTCATTTCTGCATCTAGTGAAGAGACCAAGAAACCGCGTGGAAGAACTCGTAAGAAAG TTGCATCAGCTTCCACAAGCGTGGAGGAAGAACAAACTGAGAAGAAGGTAAGGAAGAGAAGAACTAAGAAGAAGGACGATGCGATTGAGCAGCAGGTTAGTGACGGTGAACTTAGTGAGACTGAGGATTTTACATTCGTCATGGATATGAAGGATGAGAATGAGGAAGACctagaattgaaaattgatgaGGGAGAGGATATTAGCGAAACTTACGATTGGCCTCCTCTTGTTTGTTGCTTTGGAGCCGCACAACATGCTTTTGTGCTCTCAGGGAGGCCAGCCAACAGACTTGTAGATTATGAAATacatgaaagaaagaaagatgcgTTATGGGCCCCTGAGAAATTTATTAGGTCTCCTGGGGGATCTGCAGGCAGCGTTGCAATTGCTCTTGCAAGCTTGGGAGGCAAGGTTGCTTTCATGGGAAAACTTGGAGATGATCAGTTTGGTCAGGCCATGCTGTATTATATGAATGTCAAAAATGTTCAAACCCGTTCTGTTCGCATGGATACTAAAAGGGCAACTGCAGTATCACAAATGAAGATTGGTAAAAGGGGTCGCATGAAATTGAGTTGTGTCAAACCATGTGCTGAGGATTCTTTAACAAAGTCAGAGATCAACGTTGATGTGCTGAAGGAG GCAAAGATGTTTTACTTCAGCACAAATTCTCTGCTTGATCGAAACATGAGGTCAACAACACTGCAGGCAATCAAGATTTCAAAGAAACTTGGAGGAGTTATTTTCTACGATGTAAACCTTCCATTGCCACTATGGCAGTCTTGTGAAGAAACAAAGTTGTTCGTACAGCAAGTGTGGAATCTTGCTGATATTATTGAAGTTACTAAGCAAGAGCTTGAGTTTCTCTGCGGGATCCAGCCCTCTGAGGAATTTGACACTAAAAATAATGACAGGTCAAAGTTTGTCCATCATTCACCAGAAGTGGTTGAACAACTTTGGCATGACAATCTTAAGGTTTTGTTCGTGACAAATGGGACTTCGAAGATACACTACTACACAAAGGACCACCAAGGTGCTGTTAACGGAATGGAAGATCCCCCCATCAGTCCTTTCACTTCTGATATGTCAGCATCTGGAGACGGCATTGTGGCAG CTCTCATGAGAATGTTGACAGTTCAACCACATCTTATTACTGATAAAGAATATCTGGAGCACTCAATCAACTATGCAATCGATTGCGGAGTGATAGATCAATGGCTGCTTGGACAAGAACGCGGCTTCCCTCCGAAGGAAGACATGGAAGAGGTGGTTCCTGATTCAGACGGTATAAGGTCGATAACAGAAATGGAATATCGCACTCTGACACCAGAGACTGTAAGTTGA
- the LOC103451754 gene encoding fructokinase-like 2, chloroplastic isoform X2: MASLPFTHFLLLPRCHSVWPNSRSMSFVQLQGLRLRGKKGGLAALPKKINSENSALEGSVEDEEVVVKKKTSRTPRRTRKKATSDNESSDEETVISASSEETKKPRGRTRKKASTSVEEEQTEKKVRKRRTKKKDDAIEQQVSDGELSETEDFTFVMDMKDENEEDLELKIDEGEDISETYDWPPLVCCFGAAQHAFVLSGRPANRLVDYEIHERKKDALWAPEKFIRSPGGSAGSVAIALASLGGKVAFMGKLGDDQFGQAMLYYMNVKNVQTRSVRMDTKRATAVSQMKIGKRGRMKLSCVKPCAEDSLTKSEINVDVLKEAKMFYFSTNSLLDRNMRSTTLQAIKISKKLGGVIFYDVNLPLPLWQSCEETKLFVQQVWNLADIIEVTKQELEFLCGIQPSEEFDTKNNDRSKFVHHSPEVVEQLWHDNLKVLFVTNGTSKIHYYTKDHQGAVNGMEDPPISPFTSDMSASGDGIVAALMRMLTVQPHLITDKEYLEHSINYAIDCGVIDQWLLGQERGFPPKEDMEEVVPDSDGIRSITEMEYRTLTPETVS; encoded by the exons ATGGCGTCTCTTCCTTTCACTCACTTTCTCCTCCTACCCAg GTGCCATTCGGTTTGGCCCAATAGCCGGTCGATGAGTTTCGTGCAGCTTCAGGGTCTTAGATTGCGTGGTAAAAAAGGGGGACTTGCAGCTCTCCCTAAAAAGATAAACTCAGAGAACTCAGCTCTGGAGGGTTCCGTTGAAgatgaggaggtggttgtgaagaagaagacatcTAGGACTCCTAGAAGAACCCGAAAGAAAGCAACATCCGATAATGAGTCTTCGGATGAGGAAACTGTCATTTCTGCATCTAGTGAAGAGACCAAGAAACCGCGTGGAAGAACTCGTAAGAAAG CTTCCACAAGCGTGGAGGAAGAACAAACTGAGAAGAAGGTAAGGAAGAGAAGAACTAAGAAGAAGGACGATGCGATTGAGCAGCAGGTTAGTGACGGTGAACTTAGTGAGACTGAGGATTTTACATTCGTCATGGATATGAAGGATGAGAATGAGGAAGACctagaattgaaaattgatgaGGGAGAGGATATTAGCGAAACTTACGATTGGCCTCCTCTTGTTTGTTGCTTTGGAGCCGCACAACATGCTTTTGTGCTCTCAGGGAGGCCAGCCAACAGACTTGTAGATTATGAAATacatgaaagaaagaaagatgcgTTATGGGCCCCTGAGAAATTTATTAGGTCTCCTGGGGGATCTGCAGGCAGCGTTGCAATTGCTCTTGCAAGCTTGGGAGGCAAGGTTGCTTTCATGGGAAAACTTGGAGATGATCAGTTTGGTCAGGCCATGCTGTATTATATGAATGTCAAAAATGTTCAAACCCGTTCTGTTCGCATGGATACTAAAAGGGCAACTGCAGTATCACAAATGAAGATTGGTAAAAGGGGTCGCATGAAATTGAGTTGTGTCAAACCATGTGCTGAGGATTCTTTAACAAAGTCAGAGATCAACGTTGATGTGCTGAAGGAG GCAAAGATGTTTTACTTCAGCACAAATTCTCTGCTTGATCGAAACATGAGGTCAACAACACTGCAGGCAATCAAGATTTCAAAGAAACTTGGAGGAGTTATTTTCTACGATGTAAACCTTCCATTGCCACTATGGCAGTCTTGTGAAGAAACAAAGTTGTTCGTACAGCAAGTGTGGAATCTTGCTGATATTATTGAAGTTACTAAGCAAGAGCTTGAGTTTCTCTGCGGGATCCAGCCCTCTGAGGAATTTGACACTAAAAATAATGACAGGTCAAAGTTTGTCCATCATTCACCAGAAGTGGTTGAACAACTTTGGCATGACAATCTTAAGGTTTTGTTCGTGACAAATGGGACTTCGAAGATACACTACTACACAAAGGACCACCAAGGTGCTGTTAACGGAATGGAAGATCCCCCCATCAGTCCTTTCACTTCTGATATGTCAGCATCTGGAGACGGCATTGTGGCAG CTCTCATGAGAATGTTGACAGTTCAACCACATCTTATTACTGATAAAGAATATCTGGAGCACTCAATCAACTATGCAATCGATTGCGGAGTGATAGATCAATGGCTGCTTGGACAAGAACGCGGCTTCCCTCCGAAGGAAGACATGGAAGAGGTGGTTCCTGATTCAGACGGTATAAGGTCGATAACAGAAATGGAATATCGCACTCTGACACCAGAGACTGTAAGTTGA
- the LOC103451755 gene encoding probable 6-phosphogluconolactonase 1 has translation MALSGVRKDRELRIHESLDDLSTDLADYIAEISEASVKERGVFTIALSGGSLIGLMGKLCEAPYNKTVDWAKWYIFWADERVVAKSHVDSNYKLAKDRFLSKVPIIPSHVHSINDSVSAEEAADDYGFVIRQLVKSRVISVSDISDCPKFDLILLGMGPDGHVASLFPNHSVLEEKDEWVSFITDSPKPPPERITFTLPVINSASNVAIVATGESKAEAAHLAVDVMGSDLPPVPAGVVQPLKGKLVWFLDKAAASKLDASTQFSA, from the exons ATGGCACTTTCCGGTGTTCGGAAAGATAGAGAATTGAGGATTCATGAAAGTTTGGATGATCTTAGCACTGATTTGGCAGACTACATTGCTGAGATATCAGAGGCATCCGTGAAGGAGCGCGGCGTCTTTACAATTGCATTATCTGGTGGTTCTCTCATTGGCTTAATGGG aaaactcTGTGAAGCTCCTTATAACAAGACTGTAGATTGGGCCAAATGGTATATATTTTGGGCAGACGAGCGTGTTGTGGCGAAAAGTCATGTTGATAGCAATTACAAGCTTGCGAAAGATCGCTTTTTGTCTAAG GTACCTATAATTCCCAGTCATGTGCATTCTATCAATGATTCAGTGTCAGCAGAGGAGGCTGCTGATGACTACGGGTTTGTCATTCGCCAGCTAGTAAAATCTCGTGTGATCAGCGTGTCTGATATAAGTGACTGTCCCAAGTTTGACCTAATCCTCCTGGGAATGGGTCCTGATGGGCACGTCGCCTCGCTATTCCCCAACCACTCGGTGCTGGAGGAGAAAGATGAATGGGTAAGTTTTATAACTGATTCCCCCAAGCCTCCACCTGAGAGAATCACATTCACCCTGCCGGTCATCAACTCGGCATCCAATGTAGCTATAGTCGCAACAGGTGAAAGCAAAGCAGAGGCTGCGCACCTGGCAGTCGATGTCATGGGATCTGACCTCCCTCCAGTGCCTGCTGGAGTTGTCCAGCCTCTGAAAGGGAAGCTGGTGTGGTTTTTGGACAAGGCAGCTGCCTCAAAACTTGATGCCAGTACTCAATTTTCCGCATAG